ACAACCGGATTTGCCCAGACCCGAGGCAGTAAAAAAGCCACAGAAAATAATTTGAAATAACCATGAAACCAACATAGTTATGAAGGTGAACAGCCTCCTCCAGAGAAAACCAATCAATTTGGGCCGCAAAACGAATCTGTACGCCGGTTATCAGCAAAAAGATAAAGGCTGCGGCATTCACCCAATGCCAGACCCTAATTGGCGCATGATGCACATACATCATTTTGGTAGGTTCCTCCTCAACTTTCCTTCTCATCTTACGCTCGGGGTTTACCACCTCAGAATCCTTATAGCTGTCAATCGTTGTTTGATATTCCATACTCGCCTCTTTTCATTGATTATGGCAACTGCCCACTTGGGAACAGAACCTCTTTTGGATAAAAAAGTTGACCTTCTCTTCTTTTAGTGGCGCTCTCCAGATTCGTGAGCCCGTCTCCTCCGCATAGGGGCGGTTACAACCCTACCCAAAAGATGGAGCATAATCCCACATCCCGCGCCAAGGATGGCGAGAAGTCCGATTTTATCAAGCGTCCTCACTCTTGATCCACCCGGCATATAGAAATTATTGAGATTATACGATTCAAGCACCTTACGGTCGACTTTTTCCTTATGAGTGGAACCATCCTTGCCAACGAACACCAGGGCTACAGAATCAAAAAATTTAGAATTTGGCGAATGGCACTCCTCACATGTCCGTCTCGCCGAAACCTTTGTCACCTGATGAATAAGCGGCTCACGCTCGGAAAGCAATTCCGCATGGAATGTGGCATGCACGCCTCTCCGATTCAAAGCAAATACCATATTATCAAAGTCCTCAAGACTTAATCCGTCAACAGACCCGCTCTTATTAAACATCGACAAGAATCCCTCTGCATCGGTACCCAGAGCTGAGAACACCCTATCTGACGAAAGAAATTCCTTCTTTGCTAAATCATAAAAACGTAAATGAATCTGATGCGCGGTGTCTGGCGCGTGACACACCGTACACTGAACATAGGTGAAATGTGTCTCCTTCTGCGGCAGCCAATTATGAAACTTGCTGGGTTCATGACACTTCAGGCAGGACTTATTCTCACGTTCGCGAACAGGCTGATTTTCGGTGCTGACCACATCATGATACCCATGACAGGCATAGCACTGAATGGTGACCCCTTTGCTACTGGCCTGATGATGAACTCCCTGTTGATACCCTGCAGTCTCGGCCTCATGACATCCTCCACAATTGACCGGGGCCAGCGTAATACTGTGAGGAAGCTCTTTATCCATATCAAGTGACAAAATATCGGCATGACAATCCACACACTGGATGCCATTGATATTATGCACTGACCGCTGAAACACTTTCAGCTCAACAAACAGGCTATTATTCCCCCCTTGAGAGTCCTTGCGGGTGAGTGACGAATCTCCGTGGCAATCCATACAATCACTATTTTCGATAGCGCTGGCAGCAATCGCTCCCCAGAAGACAAAGACAAAAAACACAATGCCCAAAACTCCCCTTGATATACTATTCTTTATCATCTCGTCTCCTTAAATTAATTAGGGCAGGTGAACATTTTGTCGCCTGCCCTAATATTCAACCTTAGTTTAGTATTAACATTTGATCTCCGTCTCGTACTCTATCTATCAACCCGTAGCTTTCTGCATGGATAAGAGTAAATCGACCTGCTGAGGTGTGAGATAATTTCTCTTGATGGCAATCTGCCCGAATCTGCTACCGCATTCACCGCCCTGGCAGAAAAGAATCTGAGCGATATCCTCGAGAGACAACCATTTCTGTAAACGAGCCAGTTCTCCAATCCTGCTCACTTGACTAGCACTCCCCGGGGTAGACAAATCGAGTTCTTTCTCCAGCATCATCTCAACTGTTTCTTCGGCTGCCGTTGCATCATAGAATTCACGTTTCAAGTTAACAATCCATGCGGGAATGGAAATGGCGAAGAAGATCACCCCGGCGATCAAAGCCTTCTGCCAAACGTACCCTTCCATCGCAACGCCGAACGGATACGCCAGCATAGCAAAATAGAACATGGACATCACGATACACAATGCGGTCTTTTTCTCTGCACTCATTCCTCTTGTTGTCTCTGTCGTGTTCATGGCACACCTCCTTGGTTTGTGTGTTTACTTTCATGTTTACGATCCCTTATCCTCTCTCCCTTTGTCCGCTACACAGAGCAAATATGGTGCCACAAAACTCAGAAAAACCCCAACAACTTACCCAAATAAAACTATCAATCTTTTTCTTTGTGTAATCGCCGACACATGATATAATGAATAGCGCGACAAAAGAATGCCACATCATCTCCCCGCTGGCTAATCAATCGGAGGAACAGATATCATGAGTGCAAAGTATCCTCTCACCACCCTAAGCGACACCATCCTCGACTCAATCGCCGATGGTGTTTTCACAGTAGATCCGGAACTTAATATAACATTCTTCAACAAGTCCGCTGAGAAGATTACCGGTGTCAGCCAGAAAGAGGCCATTGGCCAAAAATGCTTCGATGTCTTCCGCGCCAATATCTGCCAATCAACCTGTGCCATCAAACAATCTATCCAGAGTGGCAAAGAGGTCATTAACCTCAGCATCAATATATTAAACTCGAGAGACTGCAAAATCCCTATCAGTGTCTCTACCTCAGTCCTCAGAGACGAGGCAGGCAACATCATTGGAGGAGTTTCTACCTTCCGGGACATGTCGACCATTGAGAACCTGCGCAAGGAACTGACCCAACAATACATATTTGAAGATATCATCAGCAAAAACCACAAGATACGTCAAATCCTATCCACTCTACCCGACATCGCCACCAGCAACAGTACCGTACTCATCGAAGGCCCAAGCGGTGCAGGAAAAGAGCTTTTCTCCCAAGCTATCCACACGTTAAGCAATCGCAAAGGGAAATTCATCGCCTTAAATTGCGCAGCTCTACCTGACAGTCTTCTGGAATCAGAACTCTTTGGGTACAAAAAAGGAGCATTCACCGAAGCAAAAAAAGACAAGAAGGGCCGTTTTGCCCTGGCAGAAAAAGGAACAATTTTTCTTGATGAAATCGGGGACATATCACCTGCATTACAACTGAGACTGCTCCGAGTGCTCCAGGAAAAAGAGTACGAACCTCTAGGTGGAACCGTTACCGAAAAAGCCGATGTCCGAGTGGTGGCCGCCACCAATAAATGTCTTGCAGACCTTGTTGGATGTGGCCACTTTCGAGACGATCTTTTTTTCAGGCTGAACGTAATTAAGATAGTTATTCCACCACTTCACGAGCGTAAAGAAGACATCCCCCTTCTTGTCGAACACTTCCTCTCGAAGTTTAATGCTATTAAGGAACGGGAAATAGAATCGGTGAACCAGGAAGTAATGTCCATGCTCATGAAGTATGATTATCCAGGCAATATCAGAGAGTTAGAAAATATCATAGAATACTGTTTCGTGCTCTGTCATGATCGTGTAATCAGCAAAAAACACCTCCCTGCTGAATTCGCCGAATGTATGACCGAGATCTCCTGCGAGCCCAAAAAGCGCTCCCACGCACCACTTCCAGAGGCCGAAGCCGCAGTAATCCTGGATGCCTTGCAAAAATTCAACGGTTGCCGAATGGTGACAGCAGAATATCTCGGTATCGAAAAAACAACCCTCTGGCGAAAAATGAAACGTTACGGAATCGATTTTGCCCCGGAAAAAATAAAAAGCCACTGACCGCCATTGCAATCATGCAACACTGGGGATTGCACGATTGCATTTTTGCAATCCTCTTAAAAAATCTTCCCTCTCCCATTTTTCTGTTCGTCCCTAACTATGCACCCCTTCTTTAATGTCAGAATTTCACGGACCCTCGGAGGTAACAACCTGAGTTTAAAATAACCCGGCAAAATAAAACTCATGATTGCCACCGTATCCAACAATTATCTGCATCTCAAAGGAGGCTCTCGACCCACCATAAAGACCAGCACCGGCATCATTTTTGCAGAAAAAAATAGCGCTAAAGCTATAGACATCAAATGAAAAAAAATGCGCCCTACCGATCACCCCCCACGGGAGGCAAAACGATGACCACCACAGCTATTGCTCTTTTCGGCACACGAGTTTCACCTCGATTCGACTGCGCCCAGGATTTCATGGTAATCACCACAGCCGATAATGCTGTAACCGAGCAGCATACCGAAACCATCCGAGAACCAATGCCGGTCTTAAAAGTACGCAGATTGGCCGCCCTAAAAGTCAACACCCTGATCTGCGGAGGAATAGACGAATCGTCACGTGAGTATCTTCGCTCACATGGAATCACCGTCATTGCCAACAAGAAAGGACAGGCAACCGATGCCGTGACTTCTTACCTTTCCAGCCCTGCCCCCGCCTGACAGCTGCCCACCAACGATAGCTGCAATTAGCCATTGCCAAAGAGATACGCCATGGAGTATCCTTTGGCTTCGAGGGATAACAATACGACGTCAGCCACCTCCCCTTCAAACCATCAAGCCACCCACCATGGAATCTTTTGAAACTTTACTTGACAAAGCAACCGCCATCCACGGACATCTCTGCGCAGGCCAGGTCATTGGCGTTCGCATGGCCATGCTCGGCCTACAACACATCGGGATTAACGACCCCAAAGGCGTTGACAGAAAAAAACTCTATGTCCTGGTTGAAATTGACCGCTGCGCCACCGACGCCATCCAAACCGTCACCGGCTGCTCACTCGGCAAACGATCCTTAAAATGGGTCGACAACGGCATCATGGCCGCCACTTTTGTCAACCTGGAATCAGGGCAGGCAGTGCGGATACTGGCGCGAGAGGAGTCAAGGGAGGCCGCCAAAAAATACCGTCCCGATGTCACAGACAAGTATGCCCAACAACTTGAGGCCTACCGGGTGATGGAGGAGGATGAGCTGTTTCAAGTCCAAAAGGTTGTGGTGACCATTCCCACAAGGGACATGCCAGGACGACCGCAGAGAAGAGTGCAATGTGAAAACTGCAAGGAATGGGTCCAAGACGGACGCGACATCAATCAGACAGAAAAAACCCTCTGCCGCAACTGCGCACAAGGTGCTTACTTCACACTACGATGAGACAGAAAACTATCCCAGTAAACCAAGCCGTCGGCATGGTCCTCCCCCATGACATCACCGAAATCAGACCAGGCAACTTCAAAGGGAGAGCCTTCAAGAAAGGACACATCATCCGACCAGAGGACATAGCCCATTTACAACGGCTTGGCAAAGACCATATATACGTTCTGAGTCTGGAGGAAAATCAAATTCACGAAAACGAGGCTGCCGAAATTCTTGCGACAGCGATTGCCGGACAAGGGGTTTCAACTGATGGTGAACCAAAAGAAGGAAAAATCAACCTGATTGCTAATCATGATGGCCTTCTCAAGATTCGAACTGCGGCCCTTTTTCAGTTCAACCTCTTGGGAGAAGTGATGTGCGCCACCCTGCATAGCAACACCCAAGTAAAGAAAGGCGAAAAAGTTGCCGCCACCCGGCTAATCCCCCTGATCGGGGAGCGAGAGCTTGTTACAGAAGCCGCTGGCATTGCCGAATCCGTTGAAGGCCTTGTTTCGGTCCTCCCCATCAGACCCGCCAAAGCCGGGCTCGTCATCACCGGCAACGAAGTATTCCATAACCGGATCAAAGACGCCTTTGAGCCGATTCTGCGCAGCAAACTAACCAACCTCGGTTCAGAAGTAATTATGGTATGTTTCGCACCCGATAATGCCGAAATCATCGCCAGGGAAATCCACACCTGCCTTGAAGCCGGGGCCGACCTCATCATCACCTCAGGGGGGATGTCAGTGGACCCCGATGACGTTACCCGTGCCGGAATCGCTTTAGCCGGGGCCAACAATATCGTCTACGGAACTCCGGTCCTCCCTGGCGCCATGTTCCTGTCCGGGACAATCGGCTCCATCCCCATTCTCGGACTCCCCGCTTGTGGTATGTTCGAAAGCATCACCGTCTTCGACCTGATCCTCCCGCGCATCCTAACCGGCGAGTCGATTACCCGCAAAACTATCGCGGCAATGGGACACGGCGGGCTCTGTCGACGCTGCACCCCCTGCAATTTTCCTGAGTGCGGGTTCGGCAGATAGCAAAAGAGGGGCTCAACAAAAAAGTTAAGCCCCTCTAATTAACCACCCATCTCAATTACAATAAACTACCTTAATCTACGCCCTGCCACGTCGAACACTACCGGCGCGTTTCGGCTGAATATTCGCCCCCCCAGGCGAATGGCCATGCCCCTGTCCAGAAGGCCTAGGGCCGCGACTCGGTCGAGCATCGCCCGTCTTTGGCTGCGATGGGCTTCCTAATCTATCACTACGCGAGGCAGCACTCTTTCCTGGTGTGGCGGGTTTACGTCTGGGCTGAGCCTGCCTCGGTGGCCGAACAAACTCCTGATTAATTTTCGGCATCGGCGCGTCATAATCAAACCCTTCGACAACACAACTTTTAATGCGGGCTCCAAGAACCCGTTCAATAGCACGGATCATATCGACATCTTCATCACTCACCAAAGTAAAGGCATCTCCACTCCGTGCTGCACGGCCGGTACGGCCGATTCGATGGATATATGCCTCGGGGGTGCTTGGAATATCGTAATTTATGACGTGGGAGACTTGACTGACATCAATTCCCCGGGCAGCAATATCGGTCGCGACCAAAATCTGAAAAGTCCCGTCCCGAAAACCGTTCAAGGCCTCCTGGCGTCGATTCTGTGACAGATTCCCTTGGATTGAAGCAGCCGAGAACCCCTTCTTCTCCAACTGCTCACCTATTCTTTTGGCACGATGCTTGGTCCGAGTAAAGACCAATACAGAATCAGTACTGGTATGGCGCAACAACTCAACAAGCAGAGCTGTCTTCAAGTGCGGCTTAACCGGGTAAAGGGCGTGACTGACAGTAACCGCTGGAGCGGTGCTCCCAACCTGAACGGTGATCGGCTTATTCAGCACGTCAAGGGCCATACGACGGATCTCATCAGGCATTGTGGCGGAAAACATCAACGTTTGACGCTGACGAGGCAGATGCTGCATGATCCGCCTAATGTCCGGAAAAAACCCCATGTCAAACATATGGTCTGCTTCATCAAGAACCAAGACTTCAAGACGGGAAAGAGAGATCGTCTTCTGAGTAAGGTGGTCGAGAAGCCGACCGGGACAAGCCACAACAATCTCAGCCCCCCTCTTGATCTTTGCTATCTGTGGCCCAATTGTCACCCCACCATAGACCGTAACGCTCCGCAAGCCGGTCTCCGCTCCTAAAACAGTGAAAGCCTCATGGATCTGTTCCGCCAATTCGCGGGTAGGAGCAATGACCAAAGCACGGACAACCCCGCGCTCACCCTCCACCAGACGATGCAAAATCGGCAAAGCAAATGCTGCCGTCTTACCGGTGCCAGTTTGGGCCAGACCCATAACATCCTTACCCTCAATCACCGCAGGGATCGCCTGGATCTGAATAGGGGTAGGAATTTGATAACCAGCTGCTTGAATGCCTTTCATGACGTGGGGGTGAAACGTAAATTCGTTAAAATTCATACTATCCTTTTGTTAAATTATTACTGTGACTTAAAATCAGCAGCACATGTGTATGTCCTGCTGATCTTAAGAAAAATCAATGAGGATTTAAACTGGAATCGTACAGGTGGGTTAATCGCGATTTTTTCTTGATCACAAATTTGATAAAGATGCGCAAGGAAGGATCAGTTGTCTCAATCCCTAAACCAAGGCCATAAAAAGAGACAGAGAAGGACCAAAAGAAGCGTTGCCGAGGACAATCAAACCGAAAACACGTACGAAGATCGTGCGCAAATCCGCAAGCGCACCAATCCTGTAAACGCATAATACCAAACTATTGCAGCCAAGTCTTTACAAATCTTGCAACTGCAGTTTCAAGACGTTATGACTTGGGCAGACAAGGACAAATCACCTCCCCACCAAATTGCGCTGCACCCACGCCAAACCACTCAAGACGATTCCCCGCCAATCATCCCTTGACATTCCTCCTCAATAAAGCTTTGGTCCATAGACTCAAGTAAATAATAACGGCAATCTCACCACATCCACAACCAGCAGCCATCCAAGCGCCACCTTTCAACTCACCCAAGGCAAACTCATTTCATGGACGAATATCTAGAGAAGTTACTCAACAAAATAAAAGAACTAGAACAAGAGCTTCGACAAGAATTACTGCGCAAGCAAGAGGAGTTCTACTATAGAATTGACCAAGGAAAGGTTCGTTTTGAACACAAGGTCAGACTGAGGCACCAGAAACTATCCAAGAAAATTCACCACTACTTCATCGATGCATCAATTTTGAACATCATGACCATACCGTTGATCTGGGGATGCCTACCTCCAACCCTTCTGCTCGATATGGTCGCCACTCTGTATCAGCACATCTGCTTTCCAGTGTACGGCATCCCCAAGGTCAAACGAAGCCAGCACGTCATCTTTGACCATCATAGCCTGGCCTACCTGAATCTGATAGAAAAGATCAACTGTGCCTACTGCAGTTATTTCAACGGCTTAT
The Desulfobulbaceae bacterium genome window above contains:
- a CDS encoding PAS domain-containing protein; the protein is MSAKYPLTTLSDTILDSIADGVFTVDPELNITFFNKSAEKITGVSQKEAIGQKCFDVFRANICQSTCAIKQSIQSGKEVINLSINILNSRDCKIPISVSTSVLRDEAGNIIGGVSTFRDMSTIENLRKELTQQYIFEDIISKNHKIRQILSTLPDIATSNSTVLIEGPSGAGKELFSQAIHTLSNRKGKFIALNCAALPDSLLESELFGYKKGAFTEAKKDKKGRFALAEKGTIFLDEIGDISPALQLRLLRVLQEKEYEPLGGTVTEKADVRVVAATNKCLADLVGCGHFRDDLFFRLNVIKIVIPPLHERKEDIPLLVEHFLSKFNAIKEREIESVNQEVMSMLMKYDYPGNIRELENIIEYCFVLCHDRVISKKHLPAEFAECMTEISCEPKKRSHAPLPEAEAAVILDALQKFNGCRMVTAEYLGIEKTTLWRKMKRYGIDFAPEKIKSH
- a CDS encoding formylmethanofuran dehydrogenase encodes the protein MESFETLLDKATAIHGHLCAGQVIGVRMAMLGLQHIGINDPKGVDRKKLYVLVEIDRCATDAIQTVTGCSLGKRSLKWVDNGIMAATFVNLESGQAVRILAREESREAAKKYRPDVTDKYAQQLEAYRVMEEDELFQVQKVVVTIPTRDMPGRPQRRVQCENCKEWVQDGRDINQTEKTLCRNCAQGAYFTLR
- a CDS encoding molybdopterin-binding protein — translated: MRQKTIPVNQAVGMVLPHDITEIRPGNFKGRAFKKGHIIRPEDIAHLQRLGKDHIYVLSLEENQIHENEAAEILATAIAGQGVSTDGEPKEGKINLIANHDGLLKIRTAALFQFNLLGEVMCATLHSNTQVKKGEKVAATRLIPLIGERELVTEAAGIAESVEGLVSVLPIRPAKAGLVITGNEVFHNRIKDAFEPILRSKLTNLGSEVIMVCFAPDNAEIIAREIHTCLEAGADLIITSGGMSVDPDDVTRAGIALAGANNIVYGTPVLPGAMFLSGTIGSIPILGLPACGMFESITVFDLILPRILTGESITRKTIAAMGHGGLCRRCTPCNFPECGFGR
- a CDS encoding DEAD/DEAH box helicase; protein product: MNFNEFTFHPHVMKGIQAAGYQIPTPIQIQAIPAVIEGKDVMGLAQTGTGKTAAFALPILHRLVEGERGVVRALVIAPTRELAEQIHEAFTVLGAETGLRSVTVYGGVTIGPQIAKIKRGAEIVVACPGRLLDHLTQKTISLSRLEVLVLDEADHMFDMGFFPDIRRIMQHLPRQRQTLMFSATMPDEIRRMALDVLNKPITVQVGSTAPAVTVSHALYPVKPHLKTALLVELLRHTSTDSVLVFTRTKHRAKRIGEQLEKKGFSAASIQGNLSQNRRQEALNGFRDGTFQILVATDIAARGIDVSQVSHVINYDIPSTPEAYIHRIGRTGRAARSGDAFTLVSDEDVDMIRAIERVLGARIKSCVVEGFDYDAPMPKINQEFVRPPRQAQPRRKPATPGKSAASRSDRLGSPSQPKTGDARPSRGPRPSGQGHGHSPGGANIQPKRAGSVRRGRA